One Coffea arabica cultivar ET-39 chromosome 5e, Coffea Arabica ET-39 HiFi, whole genome shotgun sequence DNA segment encodes these proteins:
- the LOC140006786 gene encoding early nodulin-like protein 6: MASSAITTAQVLKNAILWPLSVASIMAVLVSSFQFQVGGEEGWVKPTGNQTETYSHWATRHRFHIGDSVYFRYEEDSVLVVSSSDYENCRTSHPISKFDDGNTVFQFERSGLFYFISGQPGHCKSGQRLVIRVMHPSEEVESPQAAPSPAAPNPNGGGGEDIWDNSNNWGPPALNSTDKLTVASYFMTFLGGVIVFLYWLM; encoded by the exons ATGGCTTCTTCAGCAATAACTACCGCCCAAGTCTTGAAAAATGCCATATTATGGCCCCTATCTGTTGCCTCCATAATGGCTGTCTTGGTATCTTCGTTCCAGTTCCAAGTCGGGGGTGAGGAAGGCTGGGTCAAACCGACTGGAAACCAGACTGAAACATATAGCCACTGGGCTACCAGACACAGATTCCACATTGGAGATTCTGTTT ACTTCAGGTATGAAGAGGACTCGGTGCTGGTAGTCAGCTCCAGTGACTATGAAAACTGCAGAACATCGCATCCAATTTCCAAGTTTGACGACGGGAACACCGTCTTCCAATTTGAACGATCTGGGCTCTTCTATTTCATCAGCGGGCAGCCAGGCCACTGCAAATCCGGCCAAAGGCTCGTCATTCGAGTGATGCACCCCTCCGAAGAAGTTGAGTCCCCTCAAGCTGCTCCATCACCGGCTGCACCCAATCCTAATGGCGGCGGAGGAGAAGATATTTGGGACAACTCCAACAACTGGGGGCCGCCCGCGCTTAATTCTACTGACAAGCTCACTGTTGCATCGTACTTCATGACGTTTCTTGGAGGCGTCATCGTTTTTCTCTATTGGTTGATGTAG
- the LOC113743754 gene encoding probable L-type lectin-domain containing receptor kinase S.7, with the protein MYSRKLLIFSIFFLFFNFEYIQPLPSSSSGTTLNFDFQSLALRNLTLLGDSYLRNGVVGLTKELGVPSSSSGSVIYNNPIAFFDPETNITASFSTRFAFSIQNINPSSSGDGLTFFLSPDNQTLGSPGGYLGLVNSTQLTKNRFIAIEFDTKLDSHFDDPDDNHVGLDIDSLISIKTANPASLGISLKSGNLIFTWIDYKNEENKLYVFLSYSSFKPGVPLLKVDIDLSGYLKDFMYLGFSGSTEGSTELHFIENWSFRTRGFRPVRPRIHPHNVTENSVPLNPPIPVSDPGNRHHRRLGLGFGIAGPAFFCAVLVVFGWISVNKWKENKTEKTLKAELVTGPRQFSYQELKSATKGFHANRVIGHGSFGTVYKAFFVNSGAVFAVKRSKHTHEGKSEFLAELSIIACLRHKNLVQLQGWCVEKGELLLVYEFMANGSLDKVLHQETDNGNPLKWPYRYNIAVGLASVLTYLHQECEQQVIHRDIKTSNIMLDGSYNARLGDFGLARLMDHDKSPLSTLTAGTMGYLAPEYLQYGKATDKTDVFSYGVVILELACGKRPIEKEGSANKMINLIDWVWKLYSEGKLTEAADKRLNGEFRDEEMRKLLLIGLSCANPDSAERPTMRRVFQILNNEAEPISVPRVKPSLTFCNSLPLSIDDIISDDDGGNTPDSQFEIVVD; encoded by the coding sequence ATGTATTCAAGAAAGcttcttattttctcaattttctttctGTTCTTCAACTTCGAATACATTCAACCGCTACCGTCATCATCTTCCGGGACTACTCTGAATTTCGACTTCCAATCTTTAGCTCTCAGAAATCTCACTCTTCTTGGAGATTCTTATCTCAGAAATGGTGTTGTAGGGCTGACAAAAGAGCTTGGCGTCCCATCTTCAAgctctggttctgtaatctacaATAACCCAATTGCCTTCTTTGATCCAGAAACCAACATCACTGCCTCTTTCTCCACAAGATTTGCTTTTTCGATTCAAAACATCAATCCCTCTTCGTCTGGAGATGGATTAACCTTCTTTCTGTCTCCTGATAATCAGACTTTAGGGAGCCCAGGAGGGTATCTGGGGCTTGTGAATTCAACACAGTTGACGAAGAACAGGTTCATTGCCATCGAGTTTGATACAAAACTAGATTCTCATTTTGACGATCCTGATGATAATCACGTGGGTTTGGATATCGATAGCCTGATCTCAATAAAGACTGCCAATCCAGCTTCTCTGGGTATTTCGTTGAAAAGTGGGAACTTGATTTTTACTTGGATTGATTACAAGAATGAGGAAAATAAGCTATATGTGTTCTTGAGTTATTCAAGTTTCAAGCCTGGGGTGCCGCTCCTGAAGGTTGATATTGACCTGTCTGGTTATCTCAAGGACTTTATGTATTTGGGATTTTCTGGTTCCACTGAGGGCAGTACCGAGCTGCACTTTATTGAAAATTGGAGCTTTCGGACTCGGGGCTTTAGGCCTGTACGACCAAGAATTCATCCTCATAACGTCACTGAAAATTCTGTGCCTTTAAATCCCCCAATCCCAGTTTCTGATCCTGGCAATAGGCATCACAGGAGGCTTGGATTGGGCTTTGGGATTGCTGGTCCTGCTTTCTTTTGTGCTGTTCTTGTAGTATTTGGGTGGATTTCTGTCAACAAATGGAAGGAGAACAAAACAGAGAAGACCCTGAAAGCAGAGCTTGTGACAGGACCAAGGCAATTCAGCTATCAAGAACTCAAGTCAGCCACAAAAGGATTTCATGCCAATAGGGTCATTGGGCATGGTTCCTTTGGTACCGTTTACAAGGCCTTTTTCGTAAATTCcggtgccgtttttgccgttaaAAGATCAAAACATACCCATGAAGGTAAATCTGAATTTCTTGCTGAATTGTCAATCATTGCTTGTTTGAGGCATAAGAACCTGGTTCAGCTGCAGGGATGGTGCGTTGAGAAGGGAGAATTACTTCTCGTATATGAGTTTATGGCCAATGGAAGTCTTGATAAAGTGTTGCACCAAGAAACCGACAATGGCAATCCACTGAAATGGCCATACAGGTACAATATTGCCGTTGGACTGGCATCTGTTCTCACCTATTTGCATCAAGAATGCGAGCAGCAAGTGATCCATAGGGACATAAAAACCAGTAACATAATGCTTGATGGGAGCTATAATGCAAGGCTTGGGGATTTCGGATTGGCAAGACTCATGGATCATGATAAGAGTCCTCTTTCAACACTTACTGCCGGAACCATGGGATACCTTGCTCCTGAGTACCTTCAATACGGAAAAGCAACTGATAAAACTGATGTATTCAGTTATGGTGTGGTTATACTTGAACTAGCTTGCGGAAAAAGGCCAATTGAGAAAGAAGGTAGTGCCAACAAAATGATCAATCTGATTGATTGGGTTTGGAAGCTGTACTCTGAAGGAAAGCTTACAGAAGCAGCAGATAAAAGATTAAATGGTGAATTCAGAGATGAGGAAATGAGGAAACTGCTGCTTATTGGTTTGAGCTGTGCAAATCCAGATAGTGCAGAAAGGCCTACCATGAGGAGGGTCTTCCAGATTCTCAACAATGAAGCAGAGCCTATTTCAGTGCCAAGGGTGAAACCTAGCCTCACTTTCTGTAATAGCTTGCCACTGAGCATAGATGATATTATTTCAGATGATGATGGAGgcaatacccctgactctcaatTTGAGATAGTAGTTGACTGA